From one Emticicia oligotrophica DSM 17448 genomic stretch:
- a CDS encoding DUF262 domain-containing protein: MSYIPKTISEVVTEYLNRTTFLPAIQREYVWGTYGIEKLFDSIMGDYPISTFLFWKIKEENKNEWAAYEFIRDFDSEAPHNKDASLAGVNQDIYLVLDGQQRLTSLLIGLKGSYRYFYYSWHKTKLYLNILKEPQKSDNPEELVYQFQFRDNNQPNPRDPNPQFWYLVGDILNFEDAEDAKKDIKQRLSEFTDDQKDIANTHIGRLHSRIHTSRLLNYYEEKSQDYDKVVEAFIRANTGGVKLEYSDILLSTATAKWKNLNAREEIHSFTDSVNAIGNGYSFGKDFVLKGCLYLTDDLPIQYKVKNFNKTNLEKIENNWENITDNIENAISLVNKFGFNDKNLVTKNALLPIALYLGKLNKKNFVESTDKEDVKNQILIQKWLILTLLKNAFGGSSDTILKNLQDVINEQTDFSVFPFEALNKKLNIEPSFNETEIDNLLLTNYSTKYSYLILSLLYPDRDWKGKKFEEDHIFPKSEFTTAKLKHRSYDTDQIAEYQKYFNCILNLELLTDTENREKSAEDFDTWFASRDNNFKDRHFIPTISSYNFDNFPDFISERKKLLKIKLETI, translated from the coding sequence ATGAGTTATATTCCAAAGACAATTAGCGAAGTTGTTACCGAATATCTGAACAGGACAACATTTTTACCTGCAATCCAACGTGAATATGTGTGGGGAACTTATGGCATTGAAAAACTTTTTGACTCTATTATGGGCGACTATCCCATAAGCACTTTTCTTTTTTGGAAAATCAAAGAAGAAAACAAAAACGAATGGGCGGCATACGAATTTATTCGGGACTTTGACAGCGAAGCACCGCATAACAAAGACGCAAGTTTAGCAGGGGTAAACCAAGATATTTATTTAGTGCTTGACGGACAGCAACGTTTAACTTCGTTACTAATCGGACTTAAAGGTTCATACAGATACTTTTATTATAGTTGGCACAAAACCAAATTGTATTTGAACATTCTCAAAGAGCCCCAAAAAAGTGACAATCCTGAAGAACTTGTTTATCAATTTCAATTCAGAGATAACAACCAACCTAATCCGAGAGACCCAAATCCACAGTTTTGGTATTTAGTTGGCGACATCTTGAACTTTGAGGATGCGGAAGATGCAAAGAAAGACATCAAACAACGTTTGAGTGAATTTACAGACGATCAAAAAGACATTGCAAATACGCATATCGGACGACTTCATTCCCGTATCCATACATCACGACTGTTAAACTACTACGAAGAAAAATCGCAAGACTACGATAAAGTCGTAGAAGCGTTTATCAGAGCGAACACAGGCGGAGTAAAATTAGAATATAGCGACATTTTGCTTTCAACAGCAACAGCAAAATGGAAAAACTTAAATGCAAGAGAAGAAATTCATTCTTTTACCGATAGCGTAAACGCTATCGGTAATGGCTATTCCTTTGGAAAAGATTTTGTCCTTAAAGGTTGTTTATATCTGACAGATGATTTGCCAATTCAATACAAAGTAAAAAACTTTAACAAAACCAATCTTGAAAAGATTGAGAATAATTGGGAAAACATTACAGACAATATTGAAAATGCAATTTCTCTTGTAAACAAGTTTGGCTTCAATGACAAAAACTTAGTTACAAAAAATGCACTTCTTCCAATTGCTTTATATTTAGGCAAACTCAACAAAAAGAACTTTGTTGAATCAACTGACAAGGAAGATGTAAAAAATCAAATTCTAATTCAAAAGTGGTTAATTCTAACTCTTCTGAAAAACGCATTTGGAGGTTCTTCTGACACCATTTTGAAAAACTTACAAGATGTTATAAATGAACAAACCGATTTTAGCGTTTTCCCATTTGAAGCGTTAAACAAAAAACTAAATATAGAACCTTCGTTTAACGAAACGGAAATAGATAATTTGCTTTTGACAAATTATAGCACAAAATACAGTTATCTAATTTTGTCATTGCTTTACCCAGACAGAGATTGGAAAGGAAAGAAATTTGAAGAAGACCACATTTTCCCGAAATCAGAATTTACAACCGCTAAACTTAAACATCGTAGTTACGACACAGACCAAATTGCTGAATATCAAAAATACTTTAACTGTATTTTGAATTTAGAGTTGTTAACTGACACAGAAAATAGAGAAAAAAGTGCAGAAGATTTTGATACTTGGTTTGCAAGTCGGGACAACAATTTCAAGGACAGACATTTTATTCCAACAATCAGCAGTTACAACTTTGACAACTTCCCTGACTTTATTTCGGAACGTAAAAAACTTTTAAAAATAAAACTTGAAACAATCTGA
- a CDS encoding MFS transporter, which yields MEKIIQSEKKQVTMTEKIAFGLGMLANQLFPAALGIFMVILVQNLGFPGWMWGILFFIPRFFDALIDPIMGFITDNTRSKWGRRKHYVFVGAIILGISFIAMWQLHRENSLTFNFVYFLIWSFLFYLGLTIFSVPYVAMGYEMSDNFDERTEIMAIAQWIGQWAWVIAPWFWVVMYDPTWFPNPDTATRSLAIWVGIACTILAIIPAVFIKSDSTLNDTNLQPVTWGGMKHSLIEILSSFKQAFGYQEFRKICVATFFIFNSFNTVSSFSFFIIVYYLFNGSTTDAGIWPTLFGCVGALATIVVVIPIVAKLSAKYGKKTTFIISQAISLVGYILLWFLFVPGKPYLFLFALPLFSFGIGSLFTIMMSMTADICDLDELHSGKRREGVFGAIYWWMVKVGFAVAGMLSGIILTYVGFDSQLTTQPEGALDGLRFFFSAIPIFGTTVAIIMMYNYDLSKEKAESIRAKIKANKEIV from the coding sequence ATGGAAAAAATCATTCAATCAGAAAAAAAACAAGTTACCATGACCGAGAAAATTGCTTTTGGGCTTGGAATGTTAGCCAATCAGCTTTTTCCGGCTGCTTTAGGTATTTTTATGGTCATTTTAGTGCAAAATCTCGGTTTCCCCGGCTGGATGTGGGGTATATTATTTTTTATTCCTCGTTTCTTCGATGCTCTCATTGACCCCATCATGGGTTTCATAACTGACAATACACGCTCAAAATGGGGTAGAAGAAAGCACTATGTTTTTGTTGGGGCTATTATTTTAGGTATTTCTTTTATCGCTATGTGGCAGCTTCACCGAGAAAATAGCCTTACTTTCAACTTTGTTTATTTTCTAATTTGGTCGTTTTTATTTTATTTGGGGCTAACAATATTCAGTGTGCCGTATGTGGCGATGGGCTACGAAATGAGCGATAATTTTGATGAACGAACTGAAATTATGGCAATAGCCCAATGGATAGGGCAGTGGGCTTGGGTCATTGCTCCGTGGTTTTGGGTAGTGATGTACGACCCCACGTGGTTTCCGAACCCCGACACAGCCACCCGTAGTTTGGCAATTTGGGTAGGTATAGCCTGTACAATTCTTGCCATTATTCCTGCGGTTTTTATTAAATCAGATTCTACGCTTAACGATACCAACTTACAGCCCGTAACATGGGGCGGAATGAAACACTCGCTCATCGAAATCCTAAGCAGTTTCAAACAAGCCTTTGGCTATCAGGAGTTTCGTAAGATTTGCGTTGCAACGTTCTTCATTTTTAATTCATTCAATACAGTTTCGAGTTTTTCGTTCTTCATCATTGTCTATTATTTGTTCAATGGCAGTACCACAGATGCAGGTATCTGGCCGACTCTCTTTGGCTGTGTCGGGGCGTTGGCTACTATTGTGGTCGTTATTCCAATTGTAGCAAAGTTATCGGCAAAGTATGGAAAAAAGACAACATTCATTATCTCGCAAGCTATTTCGTTGGTTGGTTATATACTTCTTTGGTTTTTGTTTGTACCGGGCAAGCCCTACTTATTTTTGTTTGCACTCCCTTTGTTTTCGTTTGGAATCGGAAGTCTCTTTACAATCATGATGTCGATGACTGCCGATATTTGTGATTTAGACGAACTCCATTCGGGCAAACGCCGTGAGGGGGTTTTCGGAGCGATTTATTGGTGGATGGTAAAAGTAGGTTTTGCAGTGGCGGGTATGCTTAGTGGTATTATTCTAACTTATGTAGGCTTCGATTCTCAGCTAACAACTCAGCCAGAAGGTGCTCTAGATGGCTTGCGTTTCTTTTTTTCTGCTATCCCTATTTTTGGAACAACGGTGGCAATCATCATGATGTATAATTATGATTTGTCTAAGGAAAAAGCTGAGAGTATCAGAGCGAAGATAAAAGCGAATAAAGAGATAGTTTGA
- a CDS encoding RNA polymerase sigma factor: protein MFVVNTGKRWKQKFFKKIILCIFTYTRARFLSFKTTQMLYFFKKFLADTELIAGIKHTNTYSRRFETQLFEKYQFHIKEGVRKHRLSEDECVSIYSDTIIAIIENIRKDKFEGRSELKTYIYQVFNNKCVDQIRKNTTNKASVYDAISYEDIEIPLPDDSKTIIQKLLINSELEKLYQKLNSIGEKCKQIILLWGEGYSDEEIAQQLNYHTAAVSKTSRLRCLEKLKENY from the coding sequence ATGTTTGTCGTAAACACAGGTAAGCGATGGAAACAAAAATTTTTTAAAAAAATAATTTTATGTATTTTTACTTATACAAGAGCACGGTTTTTATCTTTCAAAACAACTCAAATGCTGTATTTTTTTAAAAAATTCTTAGCTGATACCGAACTAATTGCTGGTATCAAACATACAAATACCTATTCCCGAAGATTTGAAACACAACTCTTTGAAAAATACCAATTCCATATTAAAGAAGGGGTTCGTAAACATCGACTATCGGAAGACGAATGTGTCAGTATTTATTCAGATACAATTATTGCCATTATAGAAAACATAAGAAAAGATAAGTTTGAGGGGCGTTCTGAATTGAAAACTTACATTTATCAAGTATTTAATAATAAATGTGTTGATCAAATCAGAAAAAACACGACTAATAAAGCAAGTGTATATGATGCAATTTCTTATGAAGATATTGAAATACCCTTACCCGATGATAGCAAGACAATCATTCAAAAACTTTTGATAAATAGCGAGTTGGAAAAGCTATATCAGAAATTAAATTCAATCGGAGAAAAATGCAAACAAATCATATTACTTTGGGGAGAAGGCTACTCTGATGAAGAAATAGCACAACAGCTTAATTATCATACAGCTGCAGTTTCTAAAACAAGCCGTTTGCGATGTTTAGAAAAATTAAAGGAAAACTACTAA
- a CDS encoding tetratricopeptide repeat protein, giving the protein MKSNLEYIDDYFTDLMTESEKVIFNNRIKDNDNFAKEVAHYLQAKQLKNFERKQHFYELNKSLNKKSSLSIIKGIGSIAAAAILIFGLWTLFLKHEQTPQAYAQKYINEKLIFIDTDMSASQDTLSNAVELYNQKKYQAALDELELSGLNNPLVLEYVGLCNLQLGNYKLASDTFKVLAENQEIIQNKGLFYQAISLIKMNKVQEAKRIIDLIEKTPNAFGKKETLELKRLMD; this is encoded by the coding sequence ATGAAAAGTAATTTAGAATACATAGATGATTATTTTACAGATTTAATGACGGAGTCGGAGAAAGTAATTTTTAACAACCGTATTAAAGACAATGATAATTTTGCCAAAGAAGTTGCTCATTATTTACAGGCTAAGCAACTCAAAAACTTTGAAAGAAAACAGCATTTTTACGAGTTAAATAAATCTTTAAATAAGAAGTCCTCTCTATCTATTATTAAGGGAATCGGTTCGATCGCGGCGGCCGCTATTTTAATTTTTGGTTTGTGGACACTTTTTTTAAAGCATGAACAAACGCCACAAGCCTACGCCCAAAAATATATCAACGAAAAGCTGATTTTTATAGATACGGATATGTCTGCCAGCCAAGACACCCTATCAAATGCCGTTGAGCTTTACAATCAGAAAAAATATCAAGCAGCTTTGGATGAGCTCGAACTCAGTGGATTAAATAACCCATTAGTTTTGGAGTATGTTGGGCTTTGTAATTTACAACTTGGAAACTATAAACTGGCATCAGACACTTTTAAGGTACTTGCAGAAAATCAAGAAATTATTCAAAATAAGGGTTTGTTTTATCAAGCAATTTCATTGATCAAAATGAATAAAGTGCAAGAAGCTAAAAGAATAATTGATTTGATTGAAAAAACGCCAAATGCTTTTGGTAAAAAAGAGACTCTTGAACTGAAGAGACTGATGGATTAA
- a CDS encoding ligand-binding sensor domain-containing protein codes for MISRPTNPLNLKKILFVFLCLCFYKAYSKADLIHFEHLTITEGLPHNTVFCLMQDKHGFIWAGTKDGLVRYDGYECRVFRQSENDTNYFQGKSIHAILEDSKGNLWVGTQTNGINFRDTKTGIFRNLQDNPLFKPISKKWINCFFEDKKGKIWIGTIGAGLWCFDPKSNRMRHFDRANSQLKDNNISNISQDENGRVWVAASGNGIYFFDNKENILSQIHATEAEDTDFASFRKVFFPDKKGSLWVATEGSGLYQVNLLTLKTRRFSIKNGLTSNNIMSIAQNKRGELLLATDGGGLNVFNPQTTNIYSVRYGKKQGNLNSDALFSVLIDHDENVWIGSFNGGVNISKAHKTHFESFTQTGTKAGELSHRSVLSICGSKSGQIYIGTDGGGLNLFNKNTKTFSLIQNQPTGYGSVVKTIFEDSQKNIWLGYFENGLSIFDPKSRRFKHFRYNPNDQKSIGENNVWSITEDRSHHIWVGTLGGGLARLDNLEKGQFRRFNFQANNSSSLSSNDIMVVFADKNDQIWVGTDTEGLNLFDNKTEKFTRFRHQKGNNKSLSANDVRCIFQDSKGRLWIGTESGGLNLWLGKGNFEHFTTKNGLISNAIMNILEDKDGFLWLSTFKGVSRFSVDTKQCLNYDFNKNSYFNANQFNQASGIKDQSGTILFGGINGLTLIKPEEIRFLEKKPRLVFTDFKIFNQSVPIGKLPNERTILEKNLEEVSEINLSYDDNVFSFEIAALDFTDPPKNQYTYKMDGFDENWRVTNGEQRLITYTNLEPKTYTFRVKGSNNNGVWSEEKTIKLTIDPPFWQTWWFKTIILFVLLGLAWLALHIYTTRREMVLRQKVLEYDHSILSLKNENLVSERKILQLQKEMLASEIETKNSELVSKAIQMAHKKEILEDLKEQIDDIKNAKDADKGKLLSNLKSALATEIEDENSWNQFLFYFDQINQNFTTELLKRHPSLTQNDLRMCALTRLNMSNKEKAVLLNITVTGVEKSRYRLKKRLNLNPDDDLVEYLRKF; via the coding sequence ATGATTTCACGTCCTACCAACCCTTTGAATTTGAAAAAGATTTTATTCGTTTTCTTATGCTTATGTTTTTATAAAGCTTATTCAAAAGCTGACTTGATACACTTCGAACATCTAACGATTACCGAAGGCTTGCCTCACAACACCGTTTTTTGCTTGATGCAAGATAAACACGGGTTTATATGGGCAGGTACAAAAGATGGATTGGTTCGTTATGATGGCTATGAATGTAGAGTTTTTCGGCAATCCGAGAACGATACCAACTATTTTCAAGGCAAGAGCATACATGCAATTTTAGAAGATTCAAAGGGTAATCTGTGGGTAGGAACGCAAACAAACGGGATTAATTTTAGAGATACAAAAACGGGTATTTTTCGAAACCTTCAAGACAACCCATTGTTTAAACCAATTTCAAAAAAATGGATAAATTGTTTTTTTGAAGATAAAAAAGGCAAAATTTGGATAGGGACGATTGGAGCAGGTTTATGGTGTTTCGACCCAAAATCAAATCGGATGAGGCATTTTGACCGTGCTAATTCTCAACTCAAAGATAATAATATCTCAAATATCTCTCAAGACGAAAATGGTCGTGTCTGGGTAGCTGCGAGCGGAAACGGCATTTATTTTTTTGACAATAAAGAAAATATCCTTAGCCAAATTCATGCTACCGAAGCAGAAGATACAGATTTTGCCAGTTTCAGAAAAGTTTTTTTCCCAGATAAAAAGGGAAGCTTATGGGTAGCAACTGAAGGTTCAGGATTATACCAAGTCAATCTTTTAACGCTCAAAACTCGACGTTTTTCAATAAAAAATGGACTGACTTCTAACAATATCATGAGTATCGCCCAAAATAAACGTGGTGAACTCTTGTTGGCAACTGATGGTGGGGGATTGAATGTTTTTAATCCGCAGACAACTAATATTTATTCGGTTCGATACGGAAAAAAACAAGGAAATCTCAATTCTGATGCCCTTTTTAGCGTGCTGATTGACCACGACGAAAATGTTTGGATTGGTTCATTTAATGGTGGAGTCAACATCTCGAAAGCTCACAAAACTCATTTTGAATCGTTTACACAAACTGGTACTAAAGCAGGAGAATTGAGCCACCGCTCGGTTTTAAGTATCTGTGGAAGTAAAAGCGGACAAATCTATATCGGTACCGACGGTGGAGGATTAAATCTGTTCAATAAAAATACCAAGACTTTTTCGCTCATTCAGAATCAACCCACAGGATATGGAAGTGTGGTAAAAACCATTTTTGAGGATTCTCAGAAAAATATTTGGTTAGGCTATTTCGAGAATGGATTGAGCATTTTTGACCCAAAATCTCGCCGATTTAAGCATTTTAGGTATAACCCAAACGACCAAAAGAGTATTGGAGAAAACAATGTGTGGTCGATAACCGAAGATCGAAGTCATCATATTTGGGTCGGCACTTTGGGAGGTGGTTTGGCTCGACTCGATAATTTAGAAAAAGGACAATTTAGGCGTTTTAATTTTCAAGCAAACAATTCATCGAGCCTTTCGAGCAATGATATTATGGTGGTTTTTGCTGATAAAAACGACCAAATTTGGGTTGGAACAGATACCGAAGGATTGAACCTCTTTGATAATAAAACTGAAAAATTCACCCGATTTCGGCACCAAAAAGGTAACAATAAAAGCCTTTCGGCAAATGATGTTCGGTGTATTTTCCAAGATTCAAAAGGGCGTTTGTGGATTGGTACCGAGAGTGGCGGACTAAATCTATGGCTCGGTAAAGGAAATTTTGAACATTTTACAACTAAAAACGGGCTTATTTCAAACGCCATTATGAATATTTTAGAAGATAAAGATGGCTTCTTGTGGCTCAGTACGTTTAAGGGCGTTAGTAGGTTTTCGGTTGATACCAAGCAATGTCTCAATTATGATTTCAATAAAAACTCCTATTTTAATGCTAATCAGTTCAATCAAGCCTCGGGGATTAAAGACCAAAGTGGTACTATTTTATTTGGTGGAATCAACGGTTTGACACTTATCAAACCCGAAGAAATTAGATTTTTAGAGAAAAAACCTCGCTTGGTTTTTACAGATTTCAAAATCTTCAATCAGTCTGTTCCTATCGGAAAACTACCGAATGAACGTACTATTTTAGAAAAAAACCTCGAAGAAGTTTCTGAAATCAATCTATCTTATGATGATAATGTTTTTTCGTTTGAAATTGCGGCTTTAGATTTTACCGACCCACCCAAAAATCAATATACCTACAAAATGGATGGTTTTGATGAAAATTGGCGTGTAACAAACGGCGAACAAAGACTTATAACTTATACTAATCTCGAACCCAAAACTTATACTTTTCGTGTTAAGGGAAGCAACAATAATGGTGTTTGGAGCGAAGAAAAGACAATAAAGCTAACGATTGACCCACCATTTTGGCAGACTTGGTGGTTTAAGACTATTATTTTGTTTGTGTTATTGGGTTTGGCGTGGCTTGCTTTACACATCTATACAACTCGCCGAGAAATGGTTTTGCGACAAAAAGTTTTGGAATACGACCATTCGATTTTGTCGTTGAAAAATGAAAATCTGGTTTCTGAAAGGAAAATCCTACAACTACAAAAAGAGATGTTGGCCAGCGAAATCGAGACAAAAAATTCAGAACTCGTATCGAAAGCCATTCAAATGGCTCATAAAAAAGAGATTCTCGAAGACCTCAAAGAGCAAATAGACGACATTAAAAATGCAAAAGATGCCGACAAAGGTAAACTCTTGAGTAATTTAAAATCGGCTTTGGCAACAGAGATTGAAGATGAAAATAGTTGGAACCAATTTCTTTTTTACTTCGATCAAATAAACCAAAACTTTACAACCGAACTCCTCAAAAGGCATCCGTCACTAACTCAGAATGATTTACGAATGTGTGCCTTGACTCGCCTTAATATGAGCAATAAAGAAAAAGCTGTTCTTTTAAACATCACTGTTACGGGTGTTGAAAAAAGTCGTTATCGTCTAAAAAAACGCCTAAATCTTAATCCTGACGATGATTTAGTAGAGTACCTCCGAAAATTTTAA
- a CDS encoding LytR/AlgR family response regulator transcription factor, giving the protein MNTDRNTTKVSIGGRLTVCPNDVIMLQANINYSMVYLADGKQLLVATTLKKLEERFSDFAFVRMNKTYMINTDYIIEVNENSLKLSNSLTITFSRRKGKKWKEYMADKTSIIQKNVS; this is encoded by the coding sequence ATGAATACTGACAGAAATACAACTAAAGTTTCAATAGGGGGCAGGCTAACAGTTTGCCCGAATGATGTAATTATGTTACAAGCAAATATAAATTACTCAATGGTCTATTTGGCAGATGGTAAACAATTATTGGTTGCCACAACGCTCAAAAAACTGGAAGAACGATTCAGTGATTTTGCATTTGTACGAATGAATAAGACGTATATGATAAATACTGATTATATAATCGAAGTAAATGAAAACTCATTAAAACTTTCAAATTCTTTGACTATTACTTTTTCGAGAAGAAAAGGTAAAAAATGGAAAGAATATATGGCAGATAAGACATCAATTATACAAAAAAATGTATCATAA
- a CDS encoding family 16 glycosylhydrolase — protein MKPPKPLLHLVLYTAFFSIFFVRSFAQTCPTLVWQDEFSGTSIDPAKWNVVIGDGCPSLCGWGNNELQSYQAANVVVSDGTLKITARKETVGGRNYTSGRLDTKDLFSHGYGRFEARMKLPNAKGLWPAFWMLSQTEPYGTWPKSGEIDVMEFVPVTSTKQTLGYIHYGDFWPNNKSTGKVYTMPIDLSTDFHVWAVEWEANVIRWYIDGVLFSTKTNTDISPSAWPFDHPFYMLLNMAVGGNLGGAVTDSMLPATMEVDYVRVYTGTKPSLSGENSVANAAQGIVYTVNNMPSGTTVNWTVPSGATIVSGQGTNSITVNFGTTNGDVVASYLDACTNSTVNLTLPVGIQAAYTKDFSFENFDAAALITQTTPTTGTFTDNFANPLPSSTVNNSALVGKYVRNAGEQYDVLYYNFNTPLSASAYKSGAKRFYMDVYTTAPVGTVITLQLETSAATAINYPTGRYARFTATTTSNTGWQRLAFDFLDSPDAGAASTATKMVFLFNANSYTNDTYYFDNFDSYNNSTVATEPLTAAPTPTPLPANVISLFSNAYTNVAVDTWSAVWDVADVTDVQVAGNATKKYTNLTYAGVEFTSPTVNATTMERFHMDVWSLDAATFNVKLVDFGANGVYGGGDDTEHELSFSPTLAGWFSIDVPLSNFTGMTSRAHVAQLIIVGPGGGKTVWVDNVYFYKLPPTEPLTAAPTPTKSAPNVISLFSNPYTNVAVDTWSAVWDVADVTDVQVAGNATKKYTNLTYAGIEFTSPTVNATTMESFHMDVWSLDAATFNVKLVDFGANGVYGGGDDTEHELSFTPTLNEWFSIDVPLSSFTGMTSRAHVAQLIIVGPGGGKTVWVDNVYFYKTCQANGTLNDNPVVSGTYLFSSTITSQGKINAGSNVTFSAGNSVTLNPGFQANSSSVFSAQIGGCTN, from the coding sequence ATGAAACCACCAAAACCGCTATTACATTTAGTACTCTACACTGCTTTCTTTAGTATTTTCTTCGTTCGGTCTTTTGCACAGACATGCCCCACATTGGTATGGCAAGACGAATTTTCAGGAACGTCCATTGACCCAGCAAAATGGAATGTCGTTATCGGCGATGGTTGCCCCAGTCTTTGTGGTTGGGGAAACAACGAACTTCAATCGTATCAAGCAGCTAATGTTGTTGTAAGTGATGGTACCTTAAAAATCACTGCAAGAAAAGAAACTGTTGGAGGGCGTAATTATACTTCAGGTAGGTTAGATACCAAAGATTTATTCTCACATGGTTATGGTAGATTTGAAGCCAGAATGAAACTCCCTAATGCCAAAGGGCTATGGCCAGCGTTTTGGATGTTATCACAGACTGAACCTTATGGCACTTGGCCTAAAAGTGGAGAAATTGACGTCATGGAGTTTGTTCCAGTAACCAGCACCAAACAAACCTTAGGCTATATTCATTATGGAGATTTTTGGCCTAATAATAAAAGTACAGGAAAAGTTTACACAATGCCTATCGACCTTTCGACTGATTTTCATGTTTGGGCAGTAGAATGGGAGGCTAATGTAATTAGATGGTATATTGATGGTGTTCTGTTTTCGACTAAGACCAACACAGACATTAGCCCTTCTGCTTGGCCATTTGACCACCCATTCTATATGTTATTAAACATGGCTGTGGGCGGAAACTTAGGTGGTGCCGTTACGGATAGTATGCTACCCGCCACGATGGAAGTGGATTATGTGAGAGTTTATACTGGAACTAAGCCTTCATTGTCTGGAGAAAATTCTGTTGCGAATGCAGCTCAAGGCATAGTATATACAGTAAACAATATGCCATCAGGGACAACGGTCAATTGGACTGTTCCGAGCGGTGCAACAATCGTAAGTGGACAAGGTACAAATAGCATCACTGTCAATTTTGGAACTACTAATGGAGATGTGGTAGCAAGTTATTTAGATGCTTGTACTAATTCAACCGTAAATCTAACATTACCAGTAGGAATACAAGCGGCATACACCAAAGATTTTTCTTTTGAGAATTTTGATGCAGCTGCTTTGATTACTCAAACAACGCCTACTACTGGTACATTTACCGATAATTTTGCCAATCCGTTGCCATCAAGTACGGTTAATAACAGTGCTTTGGTAGGTAAATATGTAAGAAATGCTGGCGAGCAATACGATGTGCTGTATTATAATTTCAATACTCCTCTGAGTGCATCTGCCTATAAATCAGGAGCTAAAAGATTCTATATGGATGTCTATACAACTGCACCTGTTGGAACTGTCATAACATTGCAATTAGAAACATCGGCAGCTACGGCAATAAATTATCCAACGGGTAGATATGCGAGGTTCACCGCTACTACGACTTCTAATACAGGTTGGCAAAGATTAGCATTTGATTTCCTTGATTCGCCAGATGCAGGTGCAGCTTCTACTGCAACCAAAATGGTCTTCTTGTTTAATGCAAATTCATATACGAACGATACATATTATTTCGATAATTTCGATAGTTATAATAATTCGACAGTAGCAACCGAGCCTTTAACCGCAGCACCAACGCCAACACCATTGCCAGCCAACGTAATTTCATTGTTTAGCAATGCCTATACCAACGTTGCTGTCGATACATGGTCGGCTGTGTGGGATGTAGCCGATGTTACAGATGTACAAGTTGCAGGCAATGCCACCAAAAAATACACAAATCTAACTTATGCAGGAGTAGAGTTTACAAGCCCTACGGTAAATGCTACAACGATGGAGCGTTTCCACATGGATGTTTGGTCGTTGGATGCTGCTACTTTCAATGTTAAATTAGTTGATTTTGGAGCAAATGGAGTTTATGGTGGCGGCGATGATACCGAACACGAACTTTCGTTTTCGCCAACGCTCGCGGGGTGGTTTTCGATAGATGTACCATTGAGCAATTTTACAGGTATGACTTCAAGGGCTCATGTTGCTCAATTAATAATTGTAGGACCAGGTGGCGGAAAAACTGTTTGGGTAGATAACGTTTATTTCTACAAATTACCACCAACCGAGCCTCTAACTGCTGCTCCTACACCAACCAAATCGGCTCCAAATGTAATTTCGTTATTTAGCAATCCCTATACCAACGTTGCTGTTGATACATGGTCGGCTGTGTGGGATGTAGCCGATGTTACAGATGTACAAGTTGCAGGCAATGCCACCAAAAAATATACAAATCTAACTTATGCAGGAATAGAGTTTACAAGCCCTACGGTAAATGCTACAACGATGGAAAGTTTCCACATGGATGTTTGGTCGTTGGATGCTGCTACTTTCAATGTTAAATTAGTAGATTTTGGAGCAAACGGAGTTTACGGTGGCGGCGATGATACCGAACATGAGCTTTCGTTTACCCCTACACTTAATGAGTGGTTTTCGATAGATGTACCATTGAGCAGTTTCACAGGGATGACTTCAAGGGCTCATGTTGCTCAATTAATAATTGTAGGACCCGGTGGCGGAAAAACTGTTTGGGTAGATAACGTTTACTTCTATAAAACTTGCCAAGCCAACGGTACTCTCAATGACAATCCTGTTGTATCGGGTACGTATTTATTCTCAAGTACCATTACGTCTCAAGGTAAAATCAATGCTGGTTCAAATGTGACCTTTAGTGCAGGAAACTCGGTTACGCTTAATCCAGGATTCCAAGCAAATAGTAGTAGTGTGTTTTCTGCTCAAATTGGTGGTTGTACCAATTAA